The Thermococcus sp. region TGGAGCGAGGGCGAAGGGCTTATTGGCATAGAATGCCATGATGAGTGTTGATATCCCTGCAGCGAGGGCCGTGGCTGTAACCAGAGAGTCAAAGGCCCCCTTACCCATAGCCTGGCTGAGAATGGCTGGGTTGACAAAAAGGATATAGGCCATGGCCATAAAAGTCGTGAAACCAGCCAGTATTTCTGTTTTCATATCGGTTCCGTGCTTATCAAACTCGAAGTACCTCTCGAACCAGTTCATGAGAGCACCTCCGTGAATTGACTGATTTCTGCTAATATATCTGTTTTTTAAATGTTTTTTTAGCATCAAAATGTCAAAACAATGTGACTCGCCCTTTGTAACTCGAGTCCCATGGCGAGAAATGTTTTCTCGGATTATTTCCCAAGAACTGAGAAGTTTCTCACCTTGATGTCAACGTGCTCTGGAATCTCTTCAACGCTGAAGGGCAGCTCGTTTAGGAATCTTTCTGCAATCAGGCTTTTTCCATCGATTTCGAGCTTCAACCTTATCCTCCCCGGAAGGAGTTCGTAGTCAACTACCTCCGCCGTTTTCCCCGACTTAATGTAAACGCTCTCCGGCCTGAAGAATATCCTTATCCTCCCGTCCCGTGGTGTCTTGAAGCATAGCCCGCCCAGGCAGGCCCTTCCTCCTACAGCTCTTAGCTCCAGTATGTTGCTAATTCCTAAGAAGCGCGCCACGAACTCTGTCCTTGGCTTGTAGTAAAGCTCCAGGGGTTTTCCGACCTGCTCCACCTTCCCGACGTTCATGACTGCTATCCTGTCGCTTACCGCCATCGCTTCCTCCTGGTCGTGGGTGACGTAAATAGTCGTTATCCCAAGTTCGCGCTGAATCCTCTTTATCTCGCCCCGTAGCCTTTCCCTTATCTTGGCGTCGAGGTTGCTGAGCGGCTCATCTAAGAGGAGAACCTCCGGTTCCACAACCAAAGCCCTCGCGAGGGCGACCCTCTGCTGCTGGCCGCCGCTGAGTTGCTCTGGATAGCGCTTCTCCAGACCAGCCAGGCCCACTATCTCCAACGCCCACTTGACCTTTCGATCTATCTCCAGCTTTGGAA contains the following coding sequences:
- a CDS encoding ABC transporter ATP-binding protein gives rise to the protein MVRVELRGILKKWEGFKLGISDLVVEDGEFLTLLGPSGCGKTTTLRMIAGFETPNGGEIIFDGKPVNDLPPYERNIGIVFQDYALFPHMTVFKNVAFGLEMKRLPKLEIDRKVKWALEIVGLAGLEKRYPEQLSGGQQQRVALARALVVEPEVLLLDEPLSNLDAKIRERLRGEIKRIQRELGITTIYVTHDQEEAMAVSDRIAVMNVGKVEQVGKPLELYYKPRTEFVARFLGISNILELRAVGGRACLGGLCFKTPRDGRIRIFFRPESVYIKSGKTAEVVDYELLPGRIRLKLEIDGKSLIAERFLNELPFSVEEIPEHVDIKVRNFSVLGK